Proteins from a single region of Desulfobacter postgatei 2ac9:
- the ilvC gene encoding ketol-acid reductoisomerase — protein MGINYFNTLPLRLQLEELSQCRFMDPSEFNGVEALKGKKIVIVGCGSQGLHQGLNLRDSGLDVSYALREAAISGKRQSWKNATENGFAVGTYEQMLPTADLVINLTPDKQHSNVIESVMPLMKKDACLSYSHGFNIVEEGMQIRKDLTVIMVAPKSPGTEVREEYKRGFGVPTLIAVHRENDPRGEGLELAKAYAAGTGGHKAGVLQSSFVAEVKSDLMGEQTILCGVLQTGALLCYDKMIDSGMDEGYASKLVQYGWETVTEALKHGGITNMMDRLSNPAKIKAFELSQQLKALWTPLYNKHMDDIMTGTFSKTMMEDWANDDANLLKWRAQTQDTAFEKSTSQEADIPEQEYFDNGILMVAMIKAGVELAFDTMVSAGIIAESAYYESLHEVPLISNLIARKKLYEMNVVISDTAEYGCYLFSHTAVPLLKDFMAGLDTDVIGKGLALEDNSVDNIRLIQVNDAIRNHPVEIVGKKLRGYMGAMKALR, from the coding sequence ATGGGCATCAACTATTTCAACACTCTGCCATTGCGGCTGCAACTTGAAGAACTCTCCCAGTGCCGCTTCATGGACCCTTCCGAATTTAACGGGGTTGAGGCACTCAAGGGGAAAAAAATTGTGATCGTGGGATGCGGGTCCCAGGGGCTGCACCAGGGCCTGAATTTAAGGGACAGCGGCCTGGATGTCTCCTATGCATTAAGAGAAGCCGCCATTTCCGGGAAACGGCAATCCTGGAAAAATGCCACGGAGAACGGCTTTGCCGTGGGTACCTATGAACAGATGCTGCCGACGGCAGATCTGGTCATCAACCTGACCCCGGACAAACAGCACTCCAATGTCATTGAATCCGTCATGCCTTTGATGAAAAAGGATGCCTGCCTTTCCTATTCCCACGGGTTTAATATTGTTGAAGAGGGCATGCAGATCAGAAAAGACCTCACTGTTATCATGGTGGCTCCCAAATCCCCGGGAACCGAAGTAAGGGAAGAGTACAAAAGAGGCTTTGGCGTGCCCACCCTGATTGCCGTACACCGGGAAAACGATCCCAGAGGGGAGGGCCTTGAACTTGCCAAAGCTTATGCGGCCGGCACAGGCGGTCACAAGGCCGGTGTTTTGCAGTCCTCATTTGTGGCTGAGGTAAAATCGGATCTCATGGGCGAGCAGACCATTTTATGCGGGGTTCTGCAAACCGGCGCGCTGCTGTGCTATGACAAGATGATTGACAGCGGCATGGATGAAGGATACGCATCCAAACTGGTTCAGTATGGCTGGGAAACCGTGACCGAAGCCCTGAAACACGGCGGCATCACCAACATGATGGACAGGCTGTCCAATCCGGCTAAAATCAAGGCCTTTGAATTAAGCCAGCAGCTCAAGGCGCTCTGGACACCTTTGTACAACAAGCACATGGACGACATCATGACAGGTACGTTTTCAAAAACCATGATGGAAGACTGGGCCAATGATGACGCCAATCTGCTCAAATGGCGGGCCCAGACCCAGGATACGGCCTTTGAAAAATCAACGTCCCAGGAGGCAGACATCCCGGAGCAGGAATATTTTGACAACGGCATTCTCATGGTGGCCATGATCAAGGCTGGCGTGGAACTGGCTTTTGATACCATGGTGTCAGCCGGCATTATTGCCGAATCCGCCTATTACGAATCCCTGCATGAGGTGCCCCTGATCTCTAACCTCATTGCCAGGAAAAAACTGTATGAAATGAACGTGGTGATTTCAGATACTGCCGAATATGGCTGCTATCTGTTTTCCCATACCGCGGTGCCCCTGCTTAAAGATTTCATGGCAGGCCTTGATACTGATGTGATCGGCAAGGGCCTGGCGCTTGAAGACAACAGCGTGGACAACATCCGCCTGATCCAGGTTAATGATGCCATCCGTAACCATCCTGTGGAAATAGTGGGTAAAAAACTGCGTGGATATATGGGGGCCATGAAAGCTCTGCGCTAA
- a CDS encoding DUF2293 domain-containing protein: MISKGIWAPADNIRAAKQEVADKRATPVYANERKRELARREAKQNAYTQKFNDQIIKFLNFHPRYEKEAQRLGKIITTHATPVGSGTVDRTQLIPINKRAQAAVIAWMRHKTTAYDSMLKIN; encoded by the coding sequence ATGATTTCAAAAGGGATCTGGGCTCCCGCTGACAATATCCGGGCCGCAAAACAGGAAGTGGCGGATAAGAGGGCAACGCCAGTCTATGCCAATGAGCGAAAGCGGGAACTGGCACGAAGAGAGGCCAAGCAAAACGCCTATACACAAAAATTTAATGATCAAATCATCAAGTTTTTGAATTTCCACCCCAGGTATGAAAAAGAGGCCCAACGCCTTGGAAAAATCATAACCACCCACGCAACCCCTGTGGGCAGCGGAACCGTTGATAGGACCCAGCTTATTCCTATTAATAAGAGAGCTCAAGCTGCTGTAATTGCATGGATGCGACATAAGACCACTGCATATGATTCGATGTTGAAAATCAATTAA
- a CDS encoding protein kinase domain-containing protein, translating to MMTSKNDKYIGRYKINAFLGSGTMGRIYRVTIPVLEKTAALKLFTPSRALIEKVGLTCLREQFIHEAAVIANIRHPNVVGIWSLEERANELFYLMEYYCRNLGQLIGESYWADRPSRKVSVDKACHYLTQIVEGLCRLHEADIIHRDIKPFNIMIADTGTVKIVDFGLSKRRGEKQFFCAEKLTIGTPFYSAPEQIDSPETVDQRADLYSAGVILYRMVTGHLPDKNPAQPSELNPQLDGNCDRFILKAIAPHPDDRFQTAEAMSDGLKAFSVQYKNARQGECFAPDEIFQEKKTAPRIKPTLPIRSESSRILAKDAGKVFNLDDLNQPLVFVENAFQKISDTTVIDHATNLVWQQSGSRYPMMWDQAQRYIQLLSESGFGGRQNWRMPTINEILSLVNPKHDDDFCMEHVFSPDQKWLWSSDTRSKRAVWTVDAQMGFVNCSDLFDYNFVKGVCSVK from the coding sequence ATGATGACGAGTAAAAACGACAAATATATCGGTAGATACAAGATCAACGCATTTCTCGGCAGTGGCACCATGGGCCGGATTTATCGCGTCACCATCCCGGTGCTTGAAAAAACGGCTGCTTTAAAATTGTTCACCCCCAGCCGGGCCTTGATTGAAAAGGTCGGTTTAACATGCCTCAGAGAGCAGTTTATTCATGAGGCAGCGGTGATTGCAAATATCCGGCATCCCAATGTGGTGGGCATCTGGAGTCTTGAAGAGAGAGCAAATGAATTGTTTTACCTGATGGAATATTACTGCCGGAATCTAGGACAACTCATTGGAGAATCCTATTGGGCAGACAGGCCCTCCAGAAAGGTGTCCGTTGACAAAGCCTGCCATTACCTGACCCAGATTGTTGAAGGGCTTTGCCGCCTGCACGAGGCGGATATCATTCACCGGGATATAAAACCCTTTAATATCATGATTGCAGATACGGGAACGGTGAAGATTGTTGATTTTGGTCTTTCCAAACGCAGGGGTGAAAAACAATTTTTTTGTGCAGAAAAACTTACCATCGGCACACCGTTTTATAGTGCTCCGGAACAGATTGATTCTCCTGAAACCGTGGATCAAAGAGCAGACCTGTATTCTGCCGGGGTGATCCTTTACCGGATGGTAACAGGTCATCTGCCCGATAAAAATCCAGCCCAGCCCAGTGAATTAAATCCGCAATTGGATGGCAACTGTGACCGGTTCATTCTCAAGGCCATTGCCCCTCATCCGGATGACCGGTTTCAGACAGCGGAGGCAATGTCGGATGGATTAAAGGCGTTTTCCGTACAATATAAGAATGCCAGACAGGGAGAATGTTTTGCGCCGGATGAAATTTTTCAGGAAAAAAAAACGGCTCCCCGGATCAAACCCACGCTCCCCATCAGATCCGAATCGTCCAGAATACTTGCAAAGGACGCCGGCAAGGTTTTCAATCTGGATGATTTAAACCAGCCATTGGTCTTTGTTGAAAATGCGTTTCAAAAAATAAGTGATACCACGGTGATAGACCATGCCACCAATCTGGTCTGGCAGCAATCGGGTTCGCGCTATCCCATGATGTGGGATCAGGCCCAACGTTATATTCAACTGCTGTCCGAATCCGGATTCGGCGGACGTCAAAATTGGCGAATGCCCACCATCAACGAGATACTGTCACTGGTTAACCCAAAGCATGATGACGATTTTTGCATGGAACACGTATTTTCACCCGATCAAAAGTGGCTCTGGAGCAGTGATACCCGTTCAAAAAGAGCTGTCTGGACCGTGGATGCTCAAATGGGATTTGTAAACTGCAGCGATCTTTTTGATTATAATTTTGTCAAAGGGGTCTGTTCTGTAAAATAA
- a CDS encoding cytochrome-c peroxidase, with translation MKKGLFYLFLMVVLAIVPTLLMAQELSPIEQLGKALFFDENLSVNGKMSCASCHAPETGFTGPDSLINAGPAVYNGTIHTRAGNRKPPTAAYGGESPVLDYHDADEAWVGGMFWDGRASGWVLGDPLAEQAMGPFLNPVEQAAPNMLLIVLKVAISDYAGLFEEVWGPGTLDFKYIKQNTYDVYVMIAQSIAAYERSEEVNPFTSKFDYYLKGQVELTAQEQRGLSLFNDDKKGNCAACHPSSGDKPLFTDFTYDNLGVPKKPENPFYSQPKKINPDGEDWVDLGLGGFLGDSDQNGKQKVPTLRNVDKRPEEGFVKAYAHNGFFKSLEEIVHFYNTRDVNAWPDPEVEVHVNTDELGDLGLTPEEEADIVAFLRTLSDGYTP, from the coding sequence ATGAAAAAAGGATTGTTTTATTTGTTTTTAATGGTTGTATTGGCAATCGTACCAACGCTTCTTATGGCTCAAGAGCTTAGCCCTATAGAGCAACTCGGCAAGGCTCTTTTTTTTGACGAAAATCTTTCCGTTAACGGAAAGATGTCCTGTGCAAGCTGTCACGCTCCTGAAACTGGGTTTACCGGACCTGATTCACTTATCAATGCAGGCCCAGCGGTTTATAATGGGACGATTCATACCCGGGCGGGTAACCGGAAACCCCCGACAGCTGCTTATGGCGGCGAGAGTCCTGTATTGGACTATCACGACGCTGATGAGGCATGGGTCGGCGGTATGTTCTGGGACGGAAGAGCTTCAGGATGGGTACTCGGTGATCCTTTAGCCGAGCAGGCCATGGGGCCATTCCTGAATCCTGTAGAGCAAGCTGCTCCCAATATGTTACTTATTGTGCTTAAGGTGGCCATTTCGGACTATGCCGGGCTTTTCGAAGAAGTATGGGGGCCTGGAACTCTCGATTTTAAATATATAAAACAGAATACTTACGATGTTTATGTGATGATCGCTCAATCCATCGCTGCTTATGAAAGATCCGAGGAGGTGAATCCTTTCACCTCAAAATTCGATTATTATCTGAAAGGCCAAGTAGAGCTTACAGCCCAAGAGCAACGGGGGCTTTCGCTTTTTAATGACGACAAGAAGGGCAACTGCGCTGCTTGTCATCCTAGCAGCGGCGACAAACCATTGTTTACTGATTTTACATACGATAATCTTGGAGTACCTAAAAAACCTGAGAATCCTTTCTATTCTCAGCCGAAAAAAATCAATCCGGATGGCGAGGACTGGGTTGATTTGGGGCTTGGGGGATTTCTTGGTGATTCCGATCAGAATGGAAAGCAGAAAGTCCCCACCCTTCGAAATGTGGATAAGAGGCCGGAGGAAGGTTTTGTTAAAGCATATGCACACAACGGTTTTTTTAAATCTTTAGAAGAGATTGTCCATTTTTACAACACAAGAGATGTTAACGCGTGGCCGGACCCGGAAGTCGAGGTGCATGTCAACACCGATGAACTGGGAGATTTAGGTCTGACTCCAGAGGAAGAGGCCGATATTGTTGCGTTTCTAAGAACGCTATCAGACGGATACACACCCTGA
- the ilvY gene encoding HTH-type transcriptional activator IlvY, with the protein MDIRTLELFHHLAGSVHFSRTSQACNISPSALTRVIQRLETDVGKQLFIRSNRCVELTYAGQAFKKYAEDVLGRFERLQGELSKDAILSGQLSIYCSVTAAYSILPRFIPRYRAMHPRVQIHLETGDPAQAIDRLMNRDADAVIAALPEKPGTQISFLNMAVSPLVFIGAGHYPDVLVRNSKKEPNWEKIPLILADKGLSRERIDRWFVENSVLPRIYSQVTGHEAIIALVNLGFGIGFVPRLVLEKSQLYRDIVVLDNMPELPPYEIALCTRNTNLSNPRVRALWDIVAGVS; encoded by the coding sequence ATGGATATCCGCACCCTTGAATTATTCCACCACCTGGCCGGCTCTGTACACTTCTCCCGGACAAGCCAGGCATGCAATATTTCACCGTCAGCCCTGACCCGGGTAATCCAGCGTCTGGAAACGGATGTGGGAAAACAGCTTTTTATCCGGAGCAACCGCTGTGTGGAGTTGACCTATGCCGGACAGGCCTTTAAAAAATATGCCGAAGATGTGCTTGGCCGGTTTGAACGACTCCAGGGAGAATTATCAAAGGATGCAATCCTGTCCGGCCAGCTTTCAATTTACTGCTCGGTGACCGCCGCATACAGTATCCTGCCCAGATTTATTCCCCGCTATCGCGCCATGCACCCAAGGGTGCAGATTCACCTTGAAACAGGAGACCCGGCCCAGGCGATAGATCGACTGATGAACCGGGATGCAGATGCAGTCATTGCCGCCCTGCCGGAAAAACCCGGAACCCAGATCAGTTTTTTAAACATGGCGGTCAGCCCCCTGGTTTTTATCGGGGCCGGGCATTATCCCGATGTGCTGGTAAGAAACAGCAAAAAGGAGCCAAACTGGGAAAAAATACCCCTGATTCTTGCGGATAAAGGCTTAAGCCGGGAGCGTATTGATCGGTGGTTTGTGGAAAATTCCGTGCTACCGCGCATTTACTCCCAGGTCACGGGCCATGAAGCCATTATCGCCCTGGTCAACCTGGGATTCGGTATCGGATTTGTGCCACGCCTGGTTCTGGAAAAAAGCCAACTTTACCGGGATATTGTTGTACTGGACAACATGCCGGAACTGCCCCCTTATGAAATAGCCCTTTGCACACGGAATACAAACCTTTCCAATCCCCGGGTCCGTGCTTTGTGGGATATCGTTGCAGGGGTGTCTTGA
- a CDS encoding metallophosphoesterase family protein, protein MRIAVISDIHGNIEAFKTVLKDMELQAINKIISLGDNIGYGADSEAVIQQIIASRIPSILGNHELACINEKVYKWYIGDTKKSLDATLSKLSPSSIDYLKGLPVNLSQYQAFFVHGFWPDSVRHYLHQIPNSELRHAFGQIKESICFLGHTHRLSLVFPEDRDIQVQPLNPGLTQLDKNKKYMVNVGSVGQPRDGDPRAKYVIWDTEKYCLDIRYIDYDNQTAARKILAAGLPFKYAQAVDPDIKK, encoded by the coding sequence ATGCGAATCGCCGTCATTTCAGACATTCATGGTAATATAGAAGCATTTAAAACCGTGCTTAAAGATATGGAACTTCAGGCGATCAATAAAATTATTTCCCTGGGCGATAATATCGGATACGGCGCTGATAGCGAGGCGGTTATCCAGCAGATAATCGCAAGCAGGATACCATCTATTCTTGGCAATCATGAACTGGCCTGTATCAATGAAAAAGTGTATAAATGGTATATCGGGGATACAAAAAAATCGCTGGATGCCACCCTGTCCAAATTGTCACCATCATCTATTGACTATTTAAAGGGATTACCCGTCAATCTTTCTCAGTATCAGGCTTTTTTTGTCCATGGGTTCTGGCCGGATTCCGTTCGGCATTATCTTCACCAAATCCCCAACTCTGAATTGCGCCATGCGTTTGGGCAGATAAAAGAATCCATCTGTTTTTTAGGGCATACCCACAGATTAAGCCTTGTTTTCCCTGAAGATCGCGACATTCAGGTTCAACCATTGAATCCGGGGTTGACTCAGCTTGACAAAAATAAAAAATATATGGTGAATGTCGGCAGTGTCGGCCAGCCCCGTGACGGCGACCCAAGAGCCAAATATGTGATCTGGGATACGGAAAAATATTGTCTGGACATCCGGTATATAGACTATGACAATCAAACAGCCGCCCGGAAAATACTGGCCGCAGGCCTGCCGTTTAAATACGCCCAGGCAGTAGATCCGGACATAAAAAAATAA
- a CDS encoding NAD(P)/FAD-dependent oxidoreductase — MSQEKDLPAGVFLQRDGKTFAARITPPSGKLSARDLEKMAELVRAYEVPMVKLTSGQRIGFYGLSREKIHALCDAMPFRSGGHYVQACPGTDWCKFAKQDAMGLAQILEEKYGAIPTPAKIKLGISGCTFSCAESRLRDIGFIGTPTGWRMFVGGNSGMKPRIGDELAKELSIQKALALCQKFLDLYCETAPAQNRTSRFVEKMGIQTIKEKLGLQL, encoded by the coding sequence ATGTCACAAGAAAAAGATCTTCCCGCCGGTGTATTTCTGCAACGGGACGGTAAAACCTTTGCTGCCCGCATCACACCGCCTTCCGGAAAACTCAGCGCCCGGGATCTGGAAAAAATGGCTGAACTTGTCCGGGCCTACGAGGTGCCGATGGTAAAGCTGACCTCGGGACAGCGCATTGGCTTTTACGGACTCAGCAGGGAAAAGATTCATGCCCTGTGTGACGCCATGCCGTTCAGAAGCGGCGGACACTATGTCCAGGCATGTCCGGGGACGGATTGGTGTAAATTTGCCAAGCAGGATGCCATGGGCCTTGCCCAAATCCTTGAGGAAAAATATGGCGCCATTCCAACACCGGCCAAAATCAAACTGGGCATTTCCGGCTGCACCTTTAGCTGCGCAGAATCCCGCCTCCGGGATATCGGATTCATCGGTACGCCCACAGGCTGGCGTATGTTTGTGGGCGGTAATTCCGGCATGAAACCCAGAATCGGTGATGAGCTGGCCAAAGAGCTCTCCATCCAAAAAGCCCTTGCGCTTTGCCAAAAATTTCTCGACCTTTACTGTGAAACAGCCCCGGCCCAAAACAGAACCTCCCGTTTTGTTGAAAAGATGGGTATCCAAACCATCAAAGAAAAGTTAGGTCTTCAGCTGTAA